In Trichocoleus desertorum NBK24, the following are encoded in one genomic region:
- a CDS encoding cellulase family glycosylhydrolase has protein sequence MVHVRNRWRSRSLPQWLALALVGFCLSLGLQFYPSLESANATPAIAFPLATRGAQIIDARGRPILLRGVNWFGIETELHAPHGLWARDYREMLAQIKGLGYNIIRLPFSVQALRSAEVSGIDFKIGANQDLEGKSPLEIMDAVIQAAGQQGLLILLDCHQLNDQRIPELWYGDGFTEADWIDTWKMLAIRYKNQPHVIGADLKNEPHGRASWGTNDSATDWRLAAERAGNAILAVNPNWLIVVEGVENNVPGQKLAVHWQGGNLEGVKRFPVRLAVKDKLVYSPHEYGPGVYNQPWFSEAAFPKNLYSRWETGFHYIATQKLAPILIGEFGGRQVDRNSPEGIWQRQLVDFIRQKQLSFTYWSWNPNSKDTGGILQDDWRTVERDKQALLSQLLPKLSAPSVPSATNRATPPARRQPIPRVQRPTRRSPTPSSPTPSSPASSATTTRPTKAQLQVKAAIESDWATGFCTRFLVTNSGKTATQNWQLAFRMNQANINNSWNGSFNRQGLQYQVTPPDWGKTLQPNQTMDLGFCATKSGSDYRPQQVSISSP, from the coding sequence GTGGTTCACGTCCGGAACCGCTGGCGATCGCGTTCTTTGCCCCAATGGCTAGCCTTAGCTCTGGTTGGTTTCTGTCTCAGTTTAGGACTACAGTTCTATCCAAGCTTAGAGTCAGCGAATGCTACCCCCGCGATCGCTTTCCCCCTAGCGACCAGAGGAGCTCAAATTATTGATGCCAGAGGTCGGCCAATATTACTGCGGGGAGTGAATTGGTTTGGCATAGAGACGGAACTGCACGCCCCTCACGGCTTATGGGCCCGTGACTACCGTGAGATGTTGGCGCAAATCAAAGGTTTAGGCTACAACATCATTCGCCTTCCCTTCTCAGTACAAGCCCTACGCTCTGCTGAGGTAAGCGGGATTGATTTTAAGATTGGCGCGAACCAAGACTTGGAGGGTAAATCGCCCTTAGAAATCATGGATGCTGTGATTCAAGCAGCGGGGCAACAAGGATTGTTGATTTTGCTGGATTGTCACCAACTTAACGATCAACGCATTCCAGAGCTTTGGTATGGCGATGGCTTTACCGAAGCAGATTGGATCGACACCTGGAAAATGTTAGCAATTCGCTACAAAAACCAGCCCCATGTGATTGGAGCCGATCTTAAAAATGAGCCTCATGGTCGTGCCAGTTGGGGCACGAATGACTCAGCGACAGATTGGCGACTGGCGGCTGAGCGAGCAGGCAACGCCATTTTGGCTGTGAATCCTAACTGGCTAATTGTGGTCGAGGGAGTAGAAAACAATGTCCCAGGGCAGAAGCTAGCAGTTCACTGGCAAGGTGGCAACTTAGAAGGCGTCAAGCGTTTCCCGGTTCGCCTAGCAGTCAAGGATAAATTAGTTTATTCGCCCCATGAATATGGCCCCGGTGTTTACAACCAGCCTTGGTTTTCAGAAGCAGCTTTTCCTAAAAACCTTTATAGTCGCTGGGAAACTGGGTTTCACTACATTGCAACTCAGAAACTAGCGCCGATCTTGATTGGAGAGTTTGGGGGGCGACAGGTAGATCGCAACTCCCCTGAGGGAATTTGGCAACGGCAGCTCGTTGACTTTATTCGGCAGAAACAACTGAGCTTTACTTACTGGAGCTGGAACCCGAACAGTAAAGATACTGGCGGTATTTTACAAGATGACTGGCGCACGGTGGAGCGTGATAAACAAGCCCTCCTCAGCCAACTCTTACCCAAGTTGAGTGCTCCCTCAGTTCCTTCGGCAACAAATCGCGCCACTCCTCCTGCCAGACGTCAGCCCATTCCAAGAGTTCAACGTCCAACGAGGCGATCGCCTACCCCATCCTCACCCACTCCGTCTTCACCTGCTTCATCTGCCACAACAACTCGACCTACCAAAGCTCAACTGCAAGTGAAGGCTGCGATCGAGTCAGATTGGGCTACTGGCTTTTGTACCAGGTTCTTAGTGACAAATTCAGGCAAGACCGCAACCCAAAATTGGCAGTTGGCTTTTCGGATGAACCAAGCCAACATTAACAACAGCTGGAATGGTAGCTTCAATCGTCAAGGTCTCCAGTATCAAGTCACTCCGCCTGATTGGGGAAAGACACTACAGCCGAACCAAACGATGGATCTGGGCTTTTGCGCTACTAAGTCGGGCTCCGATTACCGCCCCCAGCAAGTTTCGATTTCCAGCCCTTGA
- a CDS encoding DNA-directed RNA polymerase subunit beta', which yields MAEQNSNQKPEEAVIFRNRVVDKGQLKKLISWSFTNYGTARTAQVADLLKDLGFRYATKAGVSISVDDLQVPPTKRALLDAAEEEIRDTETRYTRGEITEVERFQKVIDTWNGTSEELKDEVVRHFKTTNPLNSVYMMAFSGARGNISQVRQLVGMRGLMADPQGEIIDLPIKTNFREGLTVTEYIISSYGARKGLVDTALRTADSGYLTRRLVDVAQDVIIREIDCGTQRGIPVRSMTDGDRVLIPLKDRLFGRVVAEDVVHPQTGEVIAARNQDLSDDLCNLIGQSGVAEVVVRSPLTCEATRSVCQHCYGWSLAHAHMVDLGEAVGIIAAQSIGEPGTQLTMRTFHTGGVFTGEMARQVRATFEGTIRYAKRFRTRPYRTRHGDEALIAESNTDLMLESGSKKESFAIPQGSTLLVKDGEHVKKDQFLAEVPLAGRTRRTTEKASKDVASDLAGEVKFADIVPEEKKDRQGNTTRIAQRGGLIWILSGEVYNLPPGAEPIVKNGDRVDASSVLAETKLITEHGGTVRLPQQEAEGKGGREVEIITASVLLDEARVRVESYQGRDHYLVETNHNQSFSLKATPGTKVTNNQVVAELIDDRYRTQTGGIIRYSGVEVAKRGKAKQGYEVVQGGTLLWIPEEAHEVNKDISLLLVEDGQYVEAGTEVVKDIFCQSNGVVEVIQKNDILREIVIKPGDLHMIDNPEEFMGKEPTLANPGQEVLPGLTLSELRYMEYVETPEGPAVLLRPVTEFVVPDEPSVPSQASTSEESGRTIQLRAVQRLPYKDGERVKSVEGLELLRTQLVLEIDQDAPQLAADIELIPDETDSEIMRLQLVILESLVIRRDIAADATQGSTNTRLLVKDGDQIAPGAVVARTEIQCKEAGEVRGIREGAEAIRRVLVVRDADRVVISTQGKAPKVQEGDLLIAGTEIAAGTKLEDSGQVVGVADSEVTLRIARPYRVSPGAVLHIDDGDLVQRGDNLVLLVFERTKTGDIIQGLPRIEELLEARKPKEACILSERPGTAQVVYSDDDVAEVKVIESDGVMTDYPLGPGQNVIVSDGQEVGASEPLTDGPSNPHEILEIVFKVNRETLGVHDASLISLQKVQTFLVNEVQSVYQSQGIDISDKHIEVIVRQMTSKARVDDGGDTTMLPGELVELYQVQQVNEAMAITGGAPAEYTPVLLGITKASLNTDSFISAASFQETTRVLTEAAIEGKSDWLRGLKENVIIGRLIPAGTGFNAYEEVGSPDIDLSFDGTNVFDEDADLRDVVLDDRTARSYGLDGAFDDRPNFSFESFTVPVPGEEKPTSAILDDDELIDDEFSEVVDDDDED from the coding sequence ATGGCAGAGCAAAATTCAAACCAGAAGCCTGAAGAAGCAGTGATTTTTCGGAATCGAGTGGTTGATAAAGGACAGCTCAAGAAACTAATTTCTTGGTCTTTTACCAACTACGGTACGGCTCGGACCGCCCAAGTGGCTGACTTGCTGAAGGATCTGGGCTTTCGCTACGCTACCAAGGCAGGGGTTTCGATTAGTGTAGACGACCTACAAGTACCTCCGACCAAGCGAGCGCTATTGGACGCAGCGGAAGAAGAGATTCGAGACACTGAAACCCGTTATACCCGTGGTGAGATTACTGAAGTAGAGCGTTTTCAAAAGGTTATTGACACCTGGAATGGTACGAGTGAGGAACTTAAGGATGAGGTGGTTCGCCACTTCAAAACCACCAATCCGTTGAACTCGGTTTACATGATGGCCTTCTCTGGGGCTAGAGGAAATATCTCCCAGGTGCGCCAGTTGGTCGGTATGCGTGGACTAATGGCCGATCCGCAAGGTGAAATTATTGACTTACCGATCAAAACCAATTTCCGGGAAGGTTTGACTGTCACTGAGTACATCATTTCCTCCTACGGGGCACGGAAGGGACTGGTAGACACCGCCCTTAGAACCGCAGACTCTGGATACCTCACCCGTCGTCTGGTTGACGTGGCCCAGGATGTGATCATTCGTGAAATTGACTGTGGCACCCAACGAGGTATCCCAGTGCGTAGCATGACCGACGGCGATCGCGTCTTGATTCCTCTCAAAGACCGCTTGTTTGGTCGGGTGGTAGCAGAAGATGTGGTTCATCCTCAAACTGGCGAGGTGATTGCAGCTCGGAACCAAGACCTCTCAGATGACCTCTGCAACCTCATTGGTCAATCAGGCGTCGCAGAAGTTGTGGTGCGATCGCCCCTAACTTGTGAAGCAACTCGTTCCGTCTGTCAGCACTGCTACGGCTGGAGCTTGGCTCACGCTCACATGGTTGATTTGGGTGAAGCCGTCGGCATTATCGCTGCGCAATCTATTGGTGAGCCTGGAACGCAGCTAACCATGCGGACTTTCCACACGGGAGGGGTATTCACAGGGGAAATGGCGCGTCAAGTGCGGGCTACCTTTGAAGGCACCATTCGTTACGCTAAGCGTTTTCGGACTCGTCCCTACCGAACCCGTCATGGAGATGAAGCCTTAATTGCGGAAAGCAATACTGATCTGATGCTGGAATCGGGTTCTAAGAAAGAATCCTTTGCGATTCCTCAAGGTTCAACCTTGCTGGTTAAAGATGGTGAGCATGTCAAGAAGGATCAATTTTTGGCAGAAGTTCCCCTTGCGGGTCGGACTCGGCGCACGACTGAGAAGGCTAGTAAAGACGTGGCTTCAGACTTGGCTGGAGAAGTCAAGTTTGCAGACATTGTGCCCGAAGAGAAGAAAGACCGTCAGGGCAATACCACTCGGATTGCTCAAAGGGGTGGTTTGATCTGGATTCTGTCGGGTGAAGTTTACAACTTGCCGCCAGGTGCTGAACCGATCGTGAAGAACGGCGATCGCGTGGATGCGAGTAGCGTCCTAGCTGAAACTAAGTTGATTACAGAGCATGGTGGAACTGTGCGCCTACCTCAGCAAGAAGCTGAAGGCAAAGGAGGCCGTGAAGTTGAAATTATTACAGCTTCAGTCTTGCTAGATGAAGCGCGGGTGCGGGTAGAGAGCTATCAAGGCCGCGATCACTACTTAGTTGAAACTAACCACAACCAATCGTTCTCCCTCAAAGCAACGCCTGGTACTAAGGTGACGAACAACCAGGTCGTTGCAGAGCTGATCGACGATCGCTACCGGACTCAAACAGGCGGGATCATCCGTTACTCTGGCGTTGAAGTCGCGAAGCGAGGCAAAGCTAAGCAAGGCTACGAAGTGGTTCAAGGCGGTACGCTGCTTTGGATTCCAGAAGAAGCGCACGAAGTGAACAAAGATATTTCTTTGCTCCTTGTGGAGGACGGCCAGTACGTCGAGGCAGGAACTGAAGTCGTTAAAGACATCTTCTGCCAAAGCAATGGTGTGGTCGAAGTGATCCAGAAGAATGACATTCTACGGGAAATCGTGATCAAGCCAGGGGACTTGCACATGATTGATAACCCCGAAGAATTCATGGGTAAAGAACCTACTCTGGCTAATCCTGGGCAAGAAGTACTTCCTGGTTTGACGCTCAGCGAACTGCGCTACATGGAGTATGTAGAGACACCCGAAGGTCCAGCAGTGCTGTTGCGGCCTGTGACTGAATTCGTCGTTCCTGATGAACCTTCTGTGCCGAGCCAAGCTTCCACTAGTGAAGAATCGGGCCGTACCATTCAACTACGAGCGGTACAGCGCCTCCCTTACAAGGATGGAGAGCGGGTTAAGTCCGTTGAAGGCTTAGAACTGCTCCGCACCCAGCTCGTGCTAGAAATTGATCAAGATGCACCTCAGTTGGCTGCCGATATTGAGCTGATTCCAGACGAAACTGATTCAGAAATCATGCGTCTCCAACTCGTGATTCTGGAGTCTTTGGTCATTCGTCGCGATATTGCCGCAGATGCGACTCAGGGAAGTACCAACACTCGGCTCCTGGTCAAAGACGGCGATCAAATTGCTCCAGGTGCTGTAGTCGCGCGGACTGAGATTCAGTGTAAAGAAGCGGGTGAAGTTCGAGGTATTCGCGAAGGGGCTGAGGCAATTCGCCGAGTCCTAGTAGTGAGGGACGCTGACCGAGTGGTCATTAGCACTCAAGGTAAAGCTCCCAAGGTGCAAGAGGGTGACTTGCTCATTGCTGGAACCGAAATCGCTGCTGGCACTAAACTAGAAGACTCTGGTCAAGTTGTTGGAGTGGCTGATTCCGAAGTTACTTTGCGCATTGCTCGTCCTTATCGGGTATCTCCTGGAGCAGTGCTGCACATTGATGATGGCGATCTGGTACAGCGGGGTGACAACCTAGTACTGCTGGTGTTTGAACGCACGAAAACTGGAGACATCATCCAAGGTTTGCCCAGAATTGAAGAATTGCTGGAAGCTCGCAAACCTAAGGAAGCTTGCATCTTGTCAGAACGTCCTGGCACGGCTCAAGTGGTCTACAGTGATGATGATGTGGCGGAAGTCAAAGTCATCGAATCGGATGGGGTGATGACAGATTACCCCCTTGGCCCTGGTCAGAATGTGATTGTTTCTGATGGTCAGGAAGTTGGCGCATCAGAACCCCTGACGGATGGTCCATCCAATCCTCACGAAATCCTAGAAATCGTCTTCAAGGTCAACCGAGAAACCCTGGGAGTTCATGACGCATCTCTCATTAGTTTGCAGAAGGTACAAACCTTCTTAGTGAACGAAGTCCAATCTGTATATCAGTCCCAGGGGATTGATATTTCTGACAAACACATTGAAGTTATCGTGCGTCAGATGACTTCCAAGGCTCGTGTTGATGACGGGGGCGACACTACCATGTTGCCTGGTGAATTGGTTGAACTTTACCAAGTTCAGCAGGTCAACGAGGCAATGGCGATTACGGGTGGGGCTCCTGCTGAGTATACGCCTGTGCTCTTGGGTATTACCAAGGCATCGCTCAACACAGACAGCTTTATCTCGGCGGCTAGTTTCCAAGAAACCACACGGGTTCTCACAGAAGCTGCGATCGAAGGTAAGTCTGACTGGTTGAGAGGTCTGAAGGAAAACGTGATCATCGGACGCTTGATTCCAGCGGGTACTGGTTTCAATGCTTATGAAGAAGTTGGCAGTCCGGACATTGACCTCAGCTTTGATGGCACCAATGTCTTTGACGAAGACGCAGACTTGCGGGATGTGGTTTTAGACGATCGCACAGCTCGTAGCTACGGCTTAGATGGTGCGTTTGACGATCGCCCCAACTTCAGCTTTGAAAGTTTCACCGTGCCTGTTCCTGGAGAGGAGAAACCTACATCTGCCATTTTGGACGATGACGAACTGATTGATGATGAGTTTAGCGAGGTTGTGGATGACGACGATGAGGATTAA